In Procambarus clarkii isolate CNS0578487 chromosome 82, FALCON_Pclarkii_2.0, whole genome shotgun sequence, one genomic interval encodes:
- the LOC123764355 gene encoding protein tolkin isoform X1 has translation MRKEWTWAWAAVVWASTGLLVPPVTTAAFIDVGVPYLNVSSSAERRWWPGSRGLSNTRHHRDMKIKWRFNFGRDPIELAGLPEGDILPPPDRSDALDQKEAQEKNAVIDRVRLWPGGVVYYEFSIEFMLLPLERRLIRQVMEDIASHSCIHFRERTSEPDFIKIIFDRHRCYSHIGRVGGEQLVSLGIFCVNWWNLGTVYHELFHTLGFYHEHTRPDRDNYVEVLWDNIAKGQVDNFLKRSYNSVDLTDMPYDLDSVMHYSPFAFGKWSFLTPTIRSRRRGYYFMRAGEPSKVDYMKLNRLYRCNRIGRYVYSRLSNTGDAPYHESFRRSDSGPYTFAHNHIPTSIPLPEKILKQKMPVKLELPRTIIPKDPQHKSIIRKPVVHQFGTSNTMVPQFGTSNTMVPQFGTSNTMVPQFGTSNTMVPQFGTSNTMVPQFATSKPVVPQTSKQKSQKWIRTQSPFDIKTKVLRRARLLF, from the exons GAGTGGACATGGGcgtgggcggcggtggtgtgggcgtcCACTGGTCTCCTGGTGCCCCCGGTGACGACGGCCGCCTTCATCGACGTTGGCGTCCCTTACCTGAACGTGTCGTCGAGTGCTG AGCGGCGCTGGTGGCCGGGCTCACGGGGGCTCTCCAACACCCGCCACCACCGGG ATATGAAGATCAAGTGGAGATTCAACTTTGGGCGAGACCCCATCGAGTTGGCAGGTCTTCCCGAGGGCGATATCCTCCCGCCCCCAGACAGGAGTGACGCGCTGGACCAG AAGGAGGCGCAGGAGAAGAACGCGGTGATAGACCGGGTGCGACTGTGGCCGGGCGGTGTGGTGTACTACGAGTTCTCCATAGAGTTCA TGTTGCTGCCCCTGGAGCGGCGGCTCATCCGTCAGGTGATGGAGGACATCGCCAGCCACTCCTGCATCCACTTCCGCGAGAGGACCTCAGAGCCTGATTTCATCAAGATTATCTTCGATAGGCACAG ATGCTATAGTCACATTGGTCGTGTGGGTGGCGAGCAGTTGGTGTCACTGGGGATATTCTGTGTCAACTGGTGGAACTTGGGCACTGTCTACCACGAGCTCTTCCACACCCTGGGCTTCTATCATGAACACACCCGCCCCGACCGAGACAACTACGTCGAAGTCCTGTGGGATAACATCGCTAAGGGCCAGGTCGATAACTTCCTCAAGCGATCCTACAATTCTGTTGATCTTACCGATATGCCATATGATTTAG ACTCGGTGATGCATTACAGCCCCTTTGCCTTTGGCAAGTGGTCCTTCCTCACCCCCACCATTAGATCTCGACGCAGAGGCTACTATTTCATGAGGGCTGGAGAACCTTCCAAG GTTGATTACATGAAGCTGAATCGACTGTACAGGTGCAATCGAATCG GTCGGTATGTGTACTCCCGGCTGAGCAACACTGGAGATGCTCCATACCACGAATCCTTTCGCCGATCTGACTCTGGCCCCTACACGTTTGCACACAACCACATCCCAACTTCCATACCATTACCCGAAAAAATTCTAAAGCAGAAGATGCCTGTCAAGTTAGAGCTACCAAGAACAATCATTCCAAAGGATCCCCAACACAAGTCAATCATTAGGAAGCCTGTGGTACATCAGTTTGGTACCAGCAATACCATGGTGCCACAGTTTGGTACCAGCAATACCATGGTGCCACAGTTTGGTACCAGCAATACCATGGTGCCACAGTTTGGTACCAGCAATACCATGGTGCCACAGTTTGGTACCAGCAATACCATGGTGCCACAGTTTGCTACCAGCAAGCCCGTGGTGCCACAGACAAGTAAACAAAAATCACAgaaatggatacgcacacaatctCCCTTCGATATTAAAACAAAGGTGCTAAGAAGAGCAAGATTATTATTTTGA
- the LOC123764355 gene encoding astacin-like metalloprotease toxin 2 isoform X3 produces MKIKWRFNFGRDPIELAGLPEGDILPPPDRSDALDQKEAQEKNAVIDRVRLWPGGVVYYEFSIEFMLLPLERRLIRQVMEDIASHSCIHFRERTSEPDFIKIIFDRHRCYSHIGRVGGEQLVSLGIFCVNWWNLGTVYHELFHTLGFYHEHTRPDRDNYVEVLWDNIAKGQVDNFLKRSYNSVDLTDMPYDLDSVMHYSPFAFGKWSFLTPTIRSRRRGYYFMRAGEPSKVDYMKLNRLYRCNRIGRYVYSRLSNTGDAPYHESFRRSDSGPYTFAHNHIPTSIPLPEKILKQKMPVKLELPRTIIPKDPQHKSIIRKPVVHQFGTSNTMVPQFGTSNTMVPQFGTSNTMVPQFGTSNTMVPQFGTSNTMVPQFATSKPVVPQTSKQKSQKWIRTQSPFDIKTKVLRRARLLF; encoded by the exons ATGAAGATCAAGTGGAGATTCAACTTTGGGCGAGACCCCATCGAGTTGGCAGGTCTTCCCGAGGGCGATATCCTCCCGCCCCCAGACAGGAGTGACGCGCTGGACCAG AAGGAGGCGCAGGAGAAGAACGCGGTGATAGACCGGGTGCGACTGTGGCCGGGCGGTGTGGTGTACTACGAGTTCTCCATAGAGTTCA TGTTGCTGCCCCTGGAGCGGCGGCTCATCCGTCAGGTGATGGAGGACATCGCCAGCCACTCCTGCATCCACTTCCGCGAGAGGACCTCAGAGCCTGATTTCATCAAGATTATCTTCGATAGGCACAG ATGCTATAGTCACATTGGTCGTGTGGGTGGCGAGCAGTTGGTGTCACTGGGGATATTCTGTGTCAACTGGTGGAACTTGGGCACTGTCTACCACGAGCTCTTCCACACCCTGGGCTTCTATCATGAACACACCCGCCCCGACCGAGACAACTACGTCGAAGTCCTGTGGGATAACATCGCTAAGGGCCAGGTCGATAACTTCCTCAAGCGATCCTACAATTCTGTTGATCTTACCGATATGCCATATGATTTAG ACTCGGTGATGCATTACAGCCCCTTTGCCTTTGGCAAGTGGTCCTTCCTCACCCCCACCATTAGATCTCGACGCAGAGGCTACTATTTCATGAGGGCTGGAGAACCTTCCAAG GTTGATTACATGAAGCTGAATCGACTGTACAGGTGCAATCGAATCG GTCGGTATGTGTACTCCCGGCTGAGCAACACTGGAGATGCTCCATACCACGAATCCTTTCGCCGATCTGACTCTGGCCCCTACACGTTTGCACACAACCACATCCCAACTTCCATACCATTACCCGAAAAAATTCTAAAGCAGAAGATGCCTGTCAAGTTAGAGCTACCAAGAACAATCATTCCAAAGGATCCCCAACACAAGTCAATCATTAGGAAGCCTGTGGTACATCAGTTTGGTACCAGCAATACCATGGTGCCACAGTTTGGTACCAGCAATACCATGGTGCCACAGTTTGGTACCAGCAATACCATGGTGCCACAGTTTGGTACCAGCAATACCATGGTGCCACAGTTTGGTACCAGCAATACCATGGTGCCACAGTTTGCTACCAGCAAGCCCGTGGTGCCACAGACAAGTAAACAAAAATCACAgaaatggatacgcacacaatctCCCTTCGATATTAAAACAAAGGTGCTAAGAAGAGCAAGATTATTATTTTGA
- the LOC123764355 gene encoding zinc metalloproteinase nas-14 isoform X2: MRKEWTWAWAAVVWASTGLLVPPVTTAAFIDVGVPYLNVSSSADMKIKWRFNFGRDPIELAGLPEGDILPPPDRSDALDQKEAQEKNAVIDRVRLWPGGVVYYEFSIEFMLLPLERRLIRQVMEDIASHSCIHFRERTSEPDFIKIIFDRHRCYSHIGRVGGEQLVSLGIFCVNWWNLGTVYHELFHTLGFYHEHTRPDRDNYVEVLWDNIAKGQVDNFLKRSYNSVDLTDMPYDLDSVMHYSPFAFGKWSFLTPTIRSRRRGYYFMRAGEPSKVDYMKLNRLYRCNRIGRYVYSRLSNTGDAPYHESFRRSDSGPYTFAHNHIPTSIPLPEKILKQKMPVKLELPRTIIPKDPQHKSIIRKPVVHQFGTSNTMVPQFGTSNTMVPQFGTSNTMVPQFGTSNTMVPQFGTSNTMVPQFATSKPVVPQTSKQKSQKWIRTQSPFDIKTKVLRRARLLF, from the exons GAGTGGACATGGGcgtgggcggcggtggtgtgggcgtcCACTGGTCTCCTGGTGCCCCCGGTGACGACGGCCGCCTTCATCGACGTTGGCGTCCCTTACCTGAACGTGTCGTCGAGTGCTG ATATGAAGATCAAGTGGAGATTCAACTTTGGGCGAGACCCCATCGAGTTGGCAGGTCTTCCCGAGGGCGATATCCTCCCGCCCCCAGACAGGAGTGACGCGCTGGACCAG AAGGAGGCGCAGGAGAAGAACGCGGTGATAGACCGGGTGCGACTGTGGCCGGGCGGTGTGGTGTACTACGAGTTCTCCATAGAGTTCA TGTTGCTGCCCCTGGAGCGGCGGCTCATCCGTCAGGTGATGGAGGACATCGCCAGCCACTCCTGCATCCACTTCCGCGAGAGGACCTCAGAGCCTGATTTCATCAAGATTATCTTCGATAGGCACAG ATGCTATAGTCACATTGGTCGTGTGGGTGGCGAGCAGTTGGTGTCACTGGGGATATTCTGTGTCAACTGGTGGAACTTGGGCACTGTCTACCACGAGCTCTTCCACACCCTGGGCTTCTATCATGAACACACCCGCCCCGACCGAGACAACTACGTCGAAGTCCTGTGGGATAACATCGCTAAGGGCCAGGTCGATAACTTCCTCAAGCGATCCTACAATTCTGTTGATCTTACCGATATGCCATATGATTTAG ACTCGGTGATGCATTACAGCCCCTTTGCCTTTGGCAAGTGGTCCTTCCTCACCCCCACCATTAGATCTCGACGCAGAGGCTACTATTTCATGAGGGCTGGAGAACCTTCCAAG GTTGATTACATGAAGCTGAATCGACTGTACAGGTGCAATCGAATCG GTCGGTATGTGTACTCCCGGCTGAGCAACACTGGAGATGCTCCATACCACGAATCCTTTCGCCGATCTGACTCTGGCCCCTACACGTTTGCACACAACCACATCCCAACTTCCATACCATTACCCGAAAAAATTCTAAAGCAGAAGATGCCTGTCAAGTTAGAGCTACCAAGAACAATCATTCCAAAGGATCCCCAACACAAGTCAATCATTAGGAAGCCTGTGGTACATCAGTTTGGTACCAGCAATACCATGGTGCCACAGTTTGGTACCAGCAATACCATGGTGCCACAGTTTGGTACCAGCAATACCATGGTGCCACAGTTTGGTACCAGCAATACCATGGTGCCACAGTTTGGTACCAGCAATACCATGGTGCCACAGTTTGCTACCAGCAAGCCCGTGGTGCCACAGACAAGTAAACAAAAATCACAgaaatggatacgcacacaatctCCCTTCGATATTAAAACAAAGGTGCTAAGAAGAGCAAGATTATTATTTTGA